The bacterium genomic interval ACCATGTTTGAAGAACCTTCTTTTCACTTCTCTCATTCATGCCCGTTATTTTTTTTGATAAATGATGATCAACAAATGGACCTTTTTTTAACGATCGGCTCATTTTTTACCTCTTCGTTTCAGGATGAAGGAGCCTGTCCGCTTATTGCGGCGTGTTTTGTAACCTTTTGTGGGTTGTCCCCAGGGCGTAACCGGATTGCGTCCACCGGATGTTTTTCCTTCACCACCACCGAGTGGATGATCCACGGGGTTCATTGCGACACCGCGAACGTGCGGGCGCCTGCCGAGCCAGCGCGAACGTCCTGCCTTTCCGATCGAGACATTGTTGTGATCCATATTTCCAACCTGTCCGATGGTTGCGTAACATTCCAGAAGCACTTTGCGTATTTCACCGGAAGGCATTTTTACCTGCGCATAAGTGCCCTCTTTCGCCATTAATTGCGCAACAGAACCGGCACTGCGAACCATCTGTCCGCCTTTGCCGGGCCGCATTTCGATGTTGTGAATCATCGTACCAATTGGAATGTTCTTCAGAGGCAGCGAGTTTCCAGTCAGAATATCGGCTTCCGGCGAAGTGAGGACGTTGTCGCCAACCTTCAGTCCAAGTGGCTGCAAAATGTACCGCTTTTCTCCGTCAGCATAGTTAATCAAAGCGATGTTTGCAGAACGGTTCGGATCGTATTCAATCGATGCAACTTTTCCAGGGACTCCGATTTTGTCGCGGCGGAAATCGATGATTCGATAGCGTCTTTTGTGACCGCGACCGCGCCACCAAATTGTGATTCGACCCTTGTTGTTCCGACCACTGATCCTTGATTTTCCTTCGGTCAATGGTTTATGAGGACGATCCGCTGTCAAATCATCAAAGGTGACAACAGTCATTCCCCTCCGCCCGGGCGAAGTTGGTTTAAAACCTTTGATAGCCATAATTACATTCCCTCAAAGAATTCGATTTTCTTCTCGCCTTCTTTAATTTTTACGTAAGCCTTTTTCCAATCCGGTTTTTTACCCATGGAACGTCCGACACGGCGGTTTTTTCCCTGAACATTAGCTGTGGTGACGCCGACCACTTTGACGCCGAACATTTTTTCCACGGCTTCCTTGATCTGGATCTTGTTTGCATGCCGGTCTACTTCAAAGCAAACAATGTTCTTGTCTGCTTTCATGTTGTTGCTCTTTTCCGTAAGAAGCGGTTTTCGTAGCACCTGTGTTGTATTCATCGCGCTAAAATTTTTGTGAGTTGCGTAAAAGCAGGCTTTGAAATCACAAGGTTTCTGTACTTCAATGCATCGACAATATTGAGAGAGGCAACGCTGGAGAATTTCGCATTGGACAGATTCCTTATTGATAGCTGCAGATTTTTGTTATTTCGCGAATCAACAAACAAAGTCCTGTTTGTTAACTGAAGCATTTTTAAGAATTCAAGAGCTGTTTTGGATTTTGGTTTTTCAAAAGTGATTTCATCGATGATGATGACCGATTTGTTCTTAACCTTTTCTGCCAGAACAGACCGCAGTGCCGCAATCCGTTTCTTTGAAGGCATCGAATACGAATAATCGCGCGGTTGAGGTCCGAACACCGTGCCGCCATGTCTCCAGAGTGGAGAGCGGATCGAGCCAATCCTGGCGCGACCGGTTCCTTTTTGTTTCCACAGCTTGCGTCCGCTTCCGCTCACCAATCCACGCGTCTTTGTAGAATGAGTGCCCTGTCTTGCTCCCGCCCGGTATTGCCGGACAAGCTCATACACCAGAGCAGGATTCGGTTCGGCAGAAGCGATTTCTTCCGGCAACTCAACCTTTTCAACCGGCTCATTGTTCATGTTAATTACGTTGATTTCCATATCTGCCTCTTCATTTCACCGCAGAGGACGCTGAGAACGCGGAGCAAAGAGTAAGAGATTTTTTTCTCTCTTCGTCCTCTGCGTTCTCTGCGGTAAAAAAATCATTTCTTGTGCGTCGACTTCGCTCCGTGTCCTGATTTTGCTTTTCTGATCATGACGTAACTGCCCGCCACACCGGGAACAGCGCCTTGAACCAGCATCAAATT includes:
- the rplB gene encoding 50S ribosomal protein L2; this encodes MAIKGFKPTSPGRRGMTVVTFDDLTADRPHKPLTEGKSRISGRNNKGRITIWWRGRGHKRRYRIIDFRRDKIGVPGKVASIEYDPNRSANIALINYADGEKRYILQPLGLKVGDNVLTSPEADILTGNSLPLKNIPIGTMIHNIEMRPGKGGQMVRSAGSVAQLMAKEGTYAQVKMPSGEIRKVLLECYATIGQVGNMDHNNVSIGKAGRSRWLGRRPHVRGVAMNPVDHPLGGGEGKTSGGRNPVTPWGQPTKGYKTRRNKRTGSFILKRRGKK
- the rplD gene encoding 50S ribosomal protein L4 gives rise to the protein MEINVINMNNEPVEKVELPEEIASAEPNPALVYELVRQYRAGARQGTHSTKTRGLVSGSGRKLWKQKGTGRARIGSIRSPLWRHGGTVFGPQPRDYSYSMPSKKRIAALRSVLAEKVKNKSVIIIDEITFEKPKSKTALEFLKMLQLTNRTLFVDSRNNKNLQLSIRNLSNAKFSSVASLNIVDALKYRNLVISKPAFTQLTKILAR
- a CDS encoding 50S ribosomal protein L23, translated to MNTTQVLRKPLLTEKSNNMKADKNIVCFEVDRHANKIQIKEAVEKMFGVKVVGVTTANVQGKNRRVGRSMGKKPDWKKAYVKIKEGEKKIEFFEGM